A window of the Pecten maximus chromosome 19, xPecMax1.1, whole genome shotgun sequence genome harbors these coding sequences:
- the LOC117317568 gene encoding innexin unc-9-like isoform X1 — protein MICTFFRKHTQFYKTAPQEEMMLDSVLGSFATYARLKGRYDDDWIDRLNHLYTTIIFIIFTIVVSTKQYVGEPIHCWCPAEFEDSMVDYTNNVCWISNTYYVHIDDDIPKERTVRTEREITYYQWVPMILLFQAFLFKVPCILWRILTASAGVNLDKIVTLAAETQYISPDDRERTIKHIVRYMDRWLENAREYRSGCFIRLRQTISKYCCIVCGKRYGNYLVTIYMFIKLLYMSNAIGQLFILNEFLGTNYNAYGLEVLDHLANGIDWKESPRFPRVTLCDFRIRKLATVQDYTVQCVLPINLFNEKIFIFIWFWLVFVSVLSSANFLVWCYTMIFRQHRIRYLKKFLRINDCYKSELDKKMAVKFAEQYLRQDGIFVLRLVGKNANDVLVSEIILQLWNHYRNKPLIKHANQISDDNSNV, from the coding sequence GCTTGACAGTGTTCTGGGGAGCTTCGCCACCTATGCACGGTTGAAGGGTCGATACGATGATGACTGGATCGATCGTCTAAATCATTTGTACACCACCATCATTTTTATCATCTTCACCATTGTCGTCAGCACAAAACAGTATGTTGGCGAACCGATCCATTGTTGGTGTCCGGCGGAATTCGAAGACTCCATGGTTGACTATACAAACAACGTCTGCTGGATCTCCAATACGTATTACGTTCATATTGATGACGACATACCCAAGGAACGAACGGTACGCACCGAACGGGAGATCACGTATTATCAGTGGGTTCCTATGATTCTCCTGTTTCAGGCATTCCTGTTTAAGGTGCCATGTATATTGTGGCGGATACTAACAGCATCAGCTGGTGTCAATCTTGATAAGATTGTGACCCTCGCTGCAGAAACACAGTACATATCACCAGACGACAGAGAAAGGACTATCAAACATATCGTACGCTACATGGACAGATGGCTTGAAAATGCACGCGAATACAGATCAGGGTGTTTTATACGCTTGCGCCAAACCATATCAAAGTACTGTTGTATCGTCTGCGGCAAACGCTACGGGAACTATTTGgtcactatatatatgtttattaaacTATTGTACATGTCTAATGCTATTGGACaattgtttatattaaatgAGTTCCTGGGGACGAATTACAATGCCTACGGGCTCGAGGTTCTTGATCATTTGGCCAATGGGATAGACTGGAAGGAGTCGCCAAGATTCCCTCGCGTTACATTGTGTGATTTCAGAATTCGAAAACTGGCAACGGTTcaagattatactgtacagtgtgtTCTACCAATCAATCTTTTTAAcgaaaaaatctttattttcatcTGGTTCTGGCTAGTATTTGTATCTGTACTAAGTTCTGCTAATTTTCTGGTGTGGTGTTACACAATGATTTTTAGACAGCATCGTATTCGATATCTAAAGAAATTTCTACGTATCAATGATTGCTACAAATCAGAACTTGATAAAAAGATGGCGGTGAAATTTGCCGAACAGTACCTTCGTCAGGACGGTATTTTCGTTTTAAGACTGGTGGGTAAAAACGCTAACGACGTGTTGGTGtcagaaataattttgcaaCTCTGGAATCATTACCGGAATAAACCTTTGATAAAGCATGCGAACCAGATAAGTGATGACAATAGTAACGTTTGA
- the LOC117317568 gene encoding innexin unc-9-like isoform X2, which produces MLHSFQHHHGLLDSVLGSFATYARLKGRYDDDWIDRLNHLYTTIIFIIFTIVVSTKQYVGEPIHCWCPAEFEDSMVDYTNNVCWISNTYYVHIDDDIPKERTVRTEREITYYQWVPMILLFQAFLFKVPCILWRILTASAGVNLDKIVTLAAETQYISPDDRERTIKHIVRYMDRWLENAREYRSGCFIRLRQTISKYCCIVCGKRYGNYLVTIYMFIKLLYMSNAIGQLFILNEFLGTNYNAYGLEVLDHLANGIDWKESPRFPRVTLCDFRIRKLATVQDYTVQCVLPINLFNEKIFIFIWFWLVFVSVLSSANFLVWCYTMIFRQHRIRYLKKFLRINDCYKSELDKKMAVKFAEQYLRQDGIFVLRLVGKNANDVLVSEIILQLWNHYRNKPLIKHANQISDDNSNV; this is translated from the coding sequence GCTTGACAGTGTTCTGGGGAGCTTCGCCACCTATGCACGGTTGAAGGGTCGATACGATGATGACTGGATCGATCGTCTAAATCATTTGTACACCACCATCATTTTTATCATCTTCACCATTGTCGTCAGCACAAAACAGTATGTTGGCGAACCGATCCATTGTTGGTGTCCGGCGGAATTCGAAGACTCCATGGTTGACTATACAAACAACGTCTGCTGGATCTCCAATACGTATTACGTTCATATTGATGACGACATACCCAAGGAACGAACGGTACGCACCGAACGGGAGATCACGTATTATCAGTGGGTTCCTATGATTCTCCTGTTTCAGGCATTCCTGTTTAAGGTGCCATGTATATTGTGGCGGATACTAACAGCATCAGCTGGTGTCAATCTTGATAAGATTGTGACCCTCGCTGCAGAAACACAGTACATATCACCAGACGACAGAGAAAGGACTATCAAACATATCGTACGCTACATGGACAGATGGCTTGAAAATGCACGCGAATACAGATCAGGGTGTTTTATACGCTTGCGCCAAACCATATCAAAGTACTGTTGTATCGTCTGCGGCAAACGCTACGGGAACTATTTGgtcactatatatatgtttattaaacTATTGTACATGTCTAATGCTATTGGACaattgtttatattaaatgAGTTCCTGGGGACGAATTACAATGCCTACGGGCTCGAGGTTCTTGATCATTTGGCCAATGGGATAGACTGGAAGGAGTCGCCAAGATTCCCTCGCGTTACATTGTGTGATTTCAGAATTCGAAAACTGGCAACGGTTcaagattatactgtacagtgtgtTCTACCAATCAATCTTTTTAAcgaaaaaatctttattttcatcTGGTTCTGGCTAGTATTTGTATCTGTACTAAGTTCTGCTAATTTTCTGGTGTGGTGTTACACAATGATTTTTAGACAGCATCGTATTCGATATCTAAAGAAATTTCTACGTATCAATGATTGCTACAAATCAGAACTTGATAAAAAGATGGCGGTGAAATTTGCCGAACAGTACCTTCGTCAGGACGGTATTTTCGTTTTAAGACTGGTGGGTAAAAACGCTAACGACGTGTTGGTGtcagaaataattttgcaaCTCTGGAATCATTACCGGAATAAACCTTTGATAAAGCATGCGAACCAGATAAGTGATGACAATAGTAACGTTTGA